Sequence from the Sinorhizobium meliloti genome:
GCTTCGGCAAGCGTCTTGCGGAAGCGCACGAGGTCACGTTCGACCACGGCTTCCAGAAGCGCCTGCCTGTTGGGATATCGCCGATAAAGCGTGTGTTTCGAGATTCCGAGCTCCGCGGCAATCTCTTCCATGGAGGCGTTCGCAATCCCCTTGCGGGCAAAGGTCGAGCGGGCGCTATCCAGAAGACGACTGGTCAGAGCCTCGGCCTCTTCCCGAGTGGGACGTCCGCCGCCACGTCTGCGAACTCTAATCATGGATGTCCGACGCCGGCCGATGGGCGGGATGGACAACGCCATTGCCCGCACCGCTGATTGCTGATAACAGCACGATACCGTGCTGTTATTAACATTGCAACAGGTTCGCCATGCCCTCCATCACTCTCTCCGCTCTCTCCTGGTCGAAACCCGACGGGGGGCATGTTTTTACCGATCTCGACCTGGCGTTTGGTCCGGAGCGGACGGGGCTGGTTGGAAGAAACGGCATAGGAAAAACGAGCGTGCTCAACATTCTTGCCGGTACATTAAGGCCTTCCTCCGGCACGGTTGCCATCCAGGGACGTGTCGCGCTGGCGAGGCAGATACTTCGGGCCGGCGCCGATGAAACCATCGCCGATGTGTTCGGTGTGACGCAGGCGGTTGCGGTGTTACGGCGCGCCGAAAAAGGCGAAGCGAGTCTTGAAGAACTCGAAACTGCGGATTGGACAGTGGAAGAGCGGATAGTTTCCGCCCTTGTCCGGCTTGGACTGGAGGCGCGGGCGGATACGCTCCTGAAGCAGCTCTCCGGGGGCCAGCGCACGCGGGCGGTGCTCGCGGCGGCAATATTCTCCGAGCCGGACTTCCTCCTTCTCGACGAGCCGACCAACAATCTGGATCGTGACGGCAGACGGGCGGTTATCGACCTTCTTTCCGGCTGGCGCAGCGGGGCAATTGTCGTTAGCCACGATCGTGAACTGCTCGAAGAAATGGACGCGATTATCGAACTGAGCTCGGTCGGGACAAAGCGCTACGGCGGGGGCTGGAGTTCCTATCAGGCGGCGAGGGCGGTTGAGCTGGAAGCGGCGCAACAAAGCCTCGCACATGCACAGAAGACCGCCGACGAAATCGACCGCAAGGCACGTGCCTTGGCAGAGCGGCTGGACAAGCGTGGCGCGTCTGGTACCCGAAAAGCGGCAAAGGGCGACATGCCGCGGATTCTAATGGGCCGGCGCAAGAGCAATGCGGAAGAAAGCCGGGGCAAGGGTGTGGAACTCGCCGAGCGACAGCGCGCAGCCGCGCTCGACGCCGTCACAGCGGCCAAAGCGCGGATCGAGGTGCTGCAGCCGTTCTCTATCCGTCTTCCGCGAACCGATCTTCCCGCCGGCCGGCAAGTCCTCGCGTTTGACCGCGTTACGGCGGGCTACGATCCCGCCCGTCCGGTCATTCGGGATCTATCCTTCTCGCTTGTCGGCCCGCGGCGCCTTTCGGTCACCGGCCCCAACGGGGCGGGCAAAACGAGTCTTCTGAAGGTAGTCACCGGAGAATTGCGACCCTTTAACGGAACCGTTTCCGTAAATGTTCCCTTCTCTCTGCTGGACCAGAGCGTCAGTATTCTGGAGCGCGGCGAGACGATCCTCGATAATTTCAAGCGGCTCAATCCCGGTGCCAGCGACAACGCCTGCCGGGCGGCCTTGGCCAGCTTTCGCTTCCGCGCGGATGCGGCCTTGCAAAGGGTGGAGACGTTGAGCGGCGGGCAGGTGCTGCGCGCCGGCCTTGCCTGCGCACTCGGCGGTTCCGATCCCCCATCGCTGCTCATTCTCGACGAGCCGACCAACCATCTGGATATCGACTCCATCGAGGCGGTCGAAGCTGGGCTGCTCGCCTATGACGGCGCACTCGTCGTCGTCAGCCACGACGAGACATTCCTTGCAAACATCGGGATAGGCACGCGTCTGGAGCTTTCGACCTCCTGGGGCTGATGCCGATCGAGATAATCGATGGGCACCCAATTCAGGGCACACTCAAAGCACAGCGCCTCGTCTGTGATGGGGCTGGCGCCGGCCATGAACCCCGCGGTCGAGTGCGGCAATTCCACCGGCTAACCGACCCTCTTCAGAGGCATTCCATCACGTTAAACGACCATGGCTGCGGTCATGCCCGTGTCGGTTGGCGCTCCGAGATATAGTTCATGCGTTGCTCCTTACGGGATCAAAAGCAGTTTTCCGGTGGTTGCACGGCTTGCCATCGCGGCATGGGCGCCGGCGGCGTCGGCAAGGCGATAGGTTTCGCCGATCGTCACCGTGATCGATCCGTCCTCGATCCAGTCGAAAAGCTGCTTGGTGCGATCGAGAAGGAGTTCGTGCGTGTGGATGTGGTCCATGAACGTTGCGTAGCCGATCTTGATGCTCTTCGGCGGTTCATGATCTCGAGCGGTCCAGGCCCGCCGAGCACTGGTCCGTACCAGCAGAAGGTACCGGACCGGCGAAGCGCTTCGATCGACCCCTTGAAGGTCTTGGGACCGGAGCCATCGTAAACGACGTTCACGCCCTCGCCGCCAGTCAAGCGCAGGACTTCGTCGGCAAACCTTCCGTCGGTATCGACGATGACGTGCTCGGCGCCAGCCTTTCTGGCGATCGCGACTTTGTCTTCGGACGATACGCGTCCGATTACTCGGCCACCCCTTAGCCTTATAATCTGTGTCAGCAGCAGGCCGACCCCGCCGGCCGCCGCATGAACAAGGGCGATGTCGCCCGGCTGCACTGGATAAAAATCCGTCGCGAAGTGACTGGCTGTGAGCCCCTGCATCATAATGGATGCGGCCGTTCGGTCGTCCAGGGTATCGGGAATTTTCACGAGGGAGGCTGCCGGTATCGACTGGCGCTGAGCATAACTTCCGGGAGCATAGACCCAGGCGACGCGATCGCCGATTGCAAACTCGCCCGCTCCGTCGCCGACGGCGAGCACTCGACCAGCGCCTTCGACACCCAGAACCTTCGGGTTAGGGATGTCGGTCCAGGCCATACCTTGGCGCACGCCGATATCCATGAAGTTCACGCCGGCCACGGCGACCTCGACCACGACATGTCCCGGCCTTGCGACGGGCTCAGGGCGATCGACGAACTCCATCACGCCGGTACCACCAACGTCTTTCATCACAACGGCTTTCATGCATATATCCTTTTTTGACTACTCATTCCAGAAAGGGGCACGGTTTTTTGCCTGCTAGGTGACTGCGCGAAGCGCCAACCGGCTGAGGGACTGCAGATGTTCCCGACCGGCTCCACCACGTGCGGCTATCCTGATACCGGCGATATTGGCAACGAGGAAATCGGCCACCGCCTCAGCGGGCAATGAAACGGCTAAGTCACCTGCAGCCTGAGCTTCTCTGATGCGTTCAACGACGACGGTCTTGAGCCGACGATCGGCGGCGTGATGCAGTGCCGCCAGGTCCGGCCGGCTTTGACCGAACTCGCAGATCGAGTTCACGCCGAGACAAGCTTGGCTTGCATTGTCCACAACGCGCTCCATCACCAAGCGGATACCCTCCAGTGCACGCGGTTTGCCGCGCAGCAAGGCGATATGAGCACTCGTCTCACTCGCCGAATAGCGTTCCACCGCGAGGCAGTAGAGCTTCCACTTGTCACCGAAGGTGTCGTACAGGCTCTGGCGGCCAATTTTCATCGCCCGTACCAGCATCTCCGTCGAGGTGCCCTCAAAACCATGTTCGCGAAACACACCGATCGCAGCGTCCAATGCCTCGTCCCTGTCAAATTCCTTGATCCGCGCCATAAAGCCTATTTAAGAATAATGGAACGATCTGTCAAGAATGAACTGCCGGTTATTCCTCAGGAGATTACCGCACGGGGCTCGAGGAAGGCTTCCAGGCCGAAGACGCCGAACTCGCGGCCGAAGCCGGATTGCTTGAAGCCCCCAAAGGGTGCAAGCGGCTCGTGCGGTGCGCCATTGATGATTACGCGACCTGCCTCGATGCGATCAGCAGCGCGCTTTGCCCGTTCGAGGTCGGAAGAGAAGACATTGGCCTGCAGGCCGTAGTCGGTATCGTTGGCGATCGCGATCGCTTCTTCCTCGTCGCGATAAGAAAGGACGCAGAGCACCGGGCCGAAGATCTCCTCGCGGGCGATGCGCATGTCGTTGCGGACGCCGGAGAAGATAGTTGGACGAACGAACCAACCTCGTTCGAGGCCTTCGGGACGCCCTTCGCCTCCGATCAGGAGAGTTGCACCCTCTTCCTGTCCGAGACGCAGGTAGCCTTGCACGCGGTCCCATTGCTTCTGGCTCACCATCGGCCCGATCCGCACCTCGCTATCACCGGGATCACCGAGCGTGAACACCTTTACCTCCTCTTTCAGGCGTGCCTCGATCTCGTCGCGACGATATTCAGGAACAAGGCTGCGGCTCCCGGCAATGCAGGCCTGTCCGCTATTGAGGAAGCCGGCAGCCAGAACCTGAGGAACCGCAACTTGGAGATCGGCATCGTCCAGGATGATGCTGGGACTCTTGCCGCCAAGCTCCATGGTGACCCGCTTCATTGTCGTCGCCGCCATCTGGGCGATGGCGCGGCCCGTGACGGTAGAGCCCGTGAATGTGATCTTTGAAACATCCCGGTTTGCGGTGAGCGCTGCACCCACGACATTGCCGTAGCCAGTGACGATGTTGAACACCCCCTTTGAGAGATCCGCTTCATGCAGGCATTCCGTGATGACCTGCGTTTGGATGGCGCTCATCTCGGAAGGTTTGATGACCATCGTGCTGCCCGACGCGATCGCTGCCGACAGCTTTCCGCAGATGAAGCTATAATTGCTATTCCATGGTGTGATCGCCACCGCCACCCCCGAAGGACGCATCTCCACGTCGGCACGGCCGATGCGTCGCCGGAAATCGTAGCTCTCCAATATTTCCGCCATATCGAGGAACACGTTTCCGGCTCGCCGCGCTGCAAAGTCGATGAAACTCGGCGGCGCTGCGTATTCCACCCGCATGGCCTCTACGAGATCGCCCGCGCGCTCAGAGACGGCCGCATGCAAGCGCTTCAGCATGGTGATCCGCTCTTCCTTCGACGTATTGGAGAATGCGGGAAATGCACGCCTGGCCGCTGCAACGGCGCGGTTTGCGTCTTCCTCATCCGCTAGGCGCACCTTTCCAATCTGTTCCTCGGTCGCCGGATTGAAGAGCGGAGCCCATTGCTCGCCGTGCGGTTCGACGAAGCTGCCGTCGATGTAGACTCTGTCGATTATACGCATCGACTCTCTCCTGTTATGGCTTCACCACAAAGATGGAATGCATTATCTGTTGCGGCTAGTCGGACAAAATCGGACACGCTGATGAGCTACATCGCGCAATGAGGGCAAGCTTGAGCGAATTGGAAGCGGTTGCCGCGGTTGCCCGGCATGGCGGCTTTCGCGCTGCCGCCCGCCAGCTCGGCATGTCATCATCGGCATTGAGCCATGCAATAGTAGCGCTAGAAGAGCGCTTGGCGGTCAGGCTCTTCAACCGCACCACGCGCAGCGTCGTGCTCTCTGCTGCGGGAGAACAATTCCTCTCTGAGATCGCACCGGACTTGCAACAATCGAGAATGCGATCGAGCATATCGGCGAGCATTCGAGTCGGCCTCGGGAAGGCTTCGGCTCAACATGGCGCCGGGAGTTGCACGCATGCTGCTGGAGCCGCTGCTACTCGAATACGTCCGCCGCTATCCGGAGGTCGAGCTTGAGGTCGTGTCGGAGAAGGGCCTCGATGCCGGGGTACGACTTCCTGAGCGATTTCGCCCGATATGGTGGCCATTCCGATCACCCGACCCCGTTCCCTGGTTGTCGGATCGCCTGAATATTTCAAGGGGCGTTCCAAGCCAATCGTCCCGCTCGATCTGGTGCAGCATCGCTGTATCGAGATGCGCATGGCGAACGGCAGAATGTATCGCTGGGAGTTCGAGCGCCGGGGTGAAGCGCACGTGTTCAAGTTGCCGGCAATCTGACGCTGACGCGACGGGCCTTATCCTGGCGGCCGCGCATTCGGGCGCCGCACTCGCTTATATCGGCGAGTATTCGCTCGCTGCGCATATGGCTGCCGGGCGCCTTAATCCGGTGGTGGAAGAGTGGTGCCCTGCTTATCCCGGGCTCAGCCTTTTTTTCGCAACGCCGCCACATGCCCGCCAAATTGCGCGCC
This genomic interval carries:
- a CDS encoding ABC-F family ATP-binding cassette domain-containing protein; its protein translation is MPSITLSALSWSKPDGGHVFTDLDLAFGPERTGLVGRNGIGKTSVLNILAGTLRPSSGTVAIQGRVALARQILRAGADETIADVFGVTQAVAVLRRAEKGEASLEELETADWTVEERIVSALVRLGLEARADTLLKQLSGGQRTRAVLAAAIFSEPDFLLLDEPTNNLDRDGRRAVIDLLSGWRSGAIVVSHDRELLEEMDAIIELSSVGTKRYGGGWSSYQAARAVELEAAQQSLAHAQKTADEIDRKARALAERLDKRGASGTRKAAKGDMPRILMGRRKSNAEESRGKGVELAERQRAAALDAVTAAKARIEVLQPFSIRLPRTDLPAGRQVLAFDRVTAGYDPARPVIRDLSFSLVGPRRLSVTGPNGAGKTSLLKVVTGELRPFNGTVSVNVPFSLLDQSVSILERGETILDNFKRLNPGASDNACRAALASFRFRADAALQRVETLSGGQVLRAGLACALGGSDPPSLLILDEPTNHLDIDSIEAVEAGLLAYDGALVVVSHDETFLANIGIGTRLELSTSWG
- a CDS encoding TetR/AcrR family transcriptional regulator gives rise to the protein MARIKEFDRDEALDAAIGVFREHGFEGTSTEMLVRAMKIGRQSLYDTFGDKWKLYCLAVERYSASETSAHIALLRGKPRALEGIRLVMERVVDNASQACLGVNSICEFGQSRPDLAALHHAADRRLKTVVVERIREAQAAGDLAVSLPAEAVADFLVANIAGIRIAARGGAGREHLQSLSRLALRAVT
- a CDS encoding aldehyde dehydrogenase family protein; amino-acid sequence: MRIIDRVYIDGSFVEPHGEQWAPLFNPATEEQIGKVRLADEEDANRAVAAARRAFPAFSNTSKEERITMLKRLHAAVSERAGDLVEAMRVEYAAPPSFIDFAARRAGNVFLDMAEILESYDFRRRIGRADVEMRPSGVAVAITPWNSNYSFICGKLSAAIASGSTMVIKPSEMSAIQTQVITECLHEADLSKGVFNIVTGYGNVVGAALTANRDVSKITFTGSTVTGRAIAQMAATTMKRVTMELGGKSPSIILDDADLQVAVPQVLAAGFLNSGQACIAGSRSLVPEYRRDEIEARLKEEVKVFTLGDPGDSEVRIGPMVSQKQWDRVQGYLRLGQEEGATLLIGGEGRPEGLERGWFVRPTIFSGVRNDMRIAREEIFGPVLCVLSYRDEEEAIAIANDTDYGLQANVFSSDLERAKRAADRIEAGRVIINGAPHEPLAPFGGFKQSGFGREFGVFGLEAFLEPRAVIS
- a CDS encoding helix-turn-helix domain-containing protein produces the protein MRASLSELEAVAAVARHGGFRAAARQLGMSSSALSHAIVALEERLAVRLFNRTTRSVVLSAAGEQFLSEIAPDLQQSRMRSSISASIRVGLGKASAQHGAGSCTHAAGAAATRIRPPLSGGRA
- a CDS encoding putative LysR-family transcriptional regulator gives rise to the protein MVAIPITRPRSLVVGSPEYFKGRSKPIVPLDLVQHRCIEMRMANGRMYRWEFERRGEAHVFKLPAI